A genomic segment from Lagenorhynchus albirostris chromosome X, mLagAlb1.1, whole genome shotgun sequence encodes:
- the LOC132513597 gene encoding LOW QUALITY PROTEIN: sex comb on midleg-like protein 2 (The sequence of the model RefSeq protein was modified relative to this genomic sequence to represent the inferred CDS: substituted 2 bases at 2 genomic stop codons), producing MGRAVNEESVDAKKENQEKAPQSGTSSVQNDDFHWENYLKETGSLSAPSECFRQSKIPPANDFKVGMKLEAHDPRNMISICIATVVGITGARLHLRLDGSDNRNDFWWLVDSADIQPVGTCENEGDLFQPLLGYQMNISSWPMFLLXTLSGSEMAPATYFKKEPPKPPLNNFKVGMKLEAIDRKNPYLICPATIGNVKGDEVYITFDGWSGAFDYWCKYDCLDIFPVGWCRLTGDVLQPPGTHVPVTKNTAKTQTSPSKATQRSMQSLQKTAVILPTQQIRKSGRTKPPAHTSVPKKGSSVKNITPRKKGPNSGRKEKCIPVVCSTSSTSVSMLARGRGGVLYDMDAVPGSSKIVMPTVCVYVNKHGSSGPHLDQKKIQQLPDHFGPGPVNVVLRRTVQACVDCAIQNKTVFGFLKPDDRGGEVITASSDGETHSIQLPPVNSASCALHFLEKLCHSLQCDNLLSSQPFSSYRGNGHSPAEHDQNKSVKEDTTEKKSTKXRSQEPLPYVAPLSPKLPKTEVHASEEEVLSSEGNGMPKGEMLSEESKNSPLNPASSLNPASTSPISTHTPVSSSVSQSVPCTSSSTLVGTESPPKSSHHEVTFQMQRKSEAPSYIAVPDPSVPKQGFSKDPSTWSVDEVIQFMKHKDPQISGPLADLFMQHEIDGKALLLLKSDVMMKYMGLELGPALKLCYYIEKLKEGKYN from the exons ATGGGGCGAGCAGTGAATGAAGAGTCAGTGGATGCAAAGAAGGAGAATCAAGAGAAAGCTCCTCAGTCAGGCACATCTTCTGTGCAAAATGATGATTTTCACTGGGAAAATTACTTGAAAGAGACTGGATCTTTAAGTGCTCCTTCAGAGTGTTTCAGACAGTCCAAGATTCCACCAGCTAATGACTTCAAAGTTGGTATGAAATTGGAAGCCCATGACCCTCGCAATATGATTTCAATATGTATCGCCACAGTCGTTGGAATTACTGGTGCCAGGCTACATTTAAGACTGGATGGTAGTGACAACAGAAATGATTTTTGGTGGCTTGTTGATTCTGCGGACATACAGCCTGTTGGGACATGTGAAAACGAGGGGGACTTATTTCAGCCTCTACTGGGGTACCAGATGAACATATCATCTTGGCCAATGTTCCTCTTGTGAACACTGAGTGGATCTGAAATGGCACCTGCAACATACTTTAAGAAGGAACCACCAAAGCCAcctctaaataattttaaagtgggAATGAAACTTGAAGCTATAGACAGAAAGAACCCTTATCTGATCTGCCCTGCAACTATTGGAAATGTTAAAGGAGATGAAGTTTATATCACATTCGATGGCTGGAGTGGAGCTTTTGATTATTGGTGCAAGTATGACTGTCTAGATATTTTCCCAGTTGGGTGGTGTCGCCTGACAGGAGATGTATTACAACCACCAGGAACTCATGTTCCTGTTACAAAGAATACAGCAAAAACACAGACTTCTCCTTCCAAAGCAACCCAGCGTTCAATGCAGTCTCTACAGAAAACTGCTGTAATATTACCAACACAGCAGATCAGGAAATCAGGTCGTACTAAACCACCTGCACATACTTCAGTCCCCAAGAAGGGGAGTTCTGTTAAAAATATCACACCAAGGAAAAAAGGCCCAAactcaggaagaaaggaaaaatgtattcctgttgtatgttccacatcttcaACTTCTGTCAGTATGCTGGCCAGAGGACGTGGTGGTGTTTTATATGATATGGATGCTGTTCCTGGGTCATCTAAAATAGTGATGCCTACAGTCTGTGTCTATGTAAACAAACATGGAAGCTCTGGCCCTCACCTGGATCAGAAGAAAATCCAGCAGCTGCCCGATCACTTTGGCCCAGGCCCTGTCAATGTGGTGCTCCGGCGGACAGTGCAGGCCTGTGTGGATTGTGCCATTCAAAATAAGACTGTTTTTGGATTCCTTAAGCCAGATGATCGTGGAGGAGAAGTGATAACCGCCTCCTCTGATGGGGAAACTCATTCCATACAGCTCCCTCCAGTGAACAGTGCATCATGTGCTCTTCACTTTCTTGAGAAATTGTGCCACAGCCTGCAGTGTGATAACCTTTTGAGTAGCCAGCCTTTTAGCTCTTATAGAGGTAATGGTCATAGCCCTGCAGAGCATGatcaaaataaatcagtaaaagaagatacaacagaaaagaaaagcaccAAATGACGTTCTCAGGAACCTCTGCCTTATGTTGCTCCTCTCTCTCCTAAGCTCCCCAAAACAGAAGTGCATGCCTCTGAAG aagAAGTATTATCTTCTGAGGGAAATGGCATGCCCAAAGGGGAAATGCTTTCTGAAGAATCCAAAAACTCACCACTAAATCCAGCAAGTTCTTTGAATCCTGCCAGCACAAGTCCTATAAGCACTCATACTCCGGTCTCCagtagtgtttctcaaagtgtgccATGCACCTCGAGTTCAACACTGGTGGGGACCGAATCACCTCCCAAGAGCAGTCACCATGAAGTTACATTCCAGATGCAGAGGAAAAGTGAAGCTCCAAGTTATATAGCTGTACCTGACCCCAGTGTCCCGAAACAAGGCTTCTCTAAGGACCCTTCAACCTGGTCTGTGGATGAAGTGATACAGTTTATGAAACATAAAGATCCTCAGATATCAGGCCCCCTCGCCGACCTCTTCATGCAACATGAGATTGATGGGAAGGCTCTGCTACTACTCAAAAGTGATGTGATGATGAAGTATATGGGGCTGGAGTTGGGGCCAGCCTTAAAGTTATGTTATTATATTGAAAAacttaaagaaggaaaatataattga